DNA sequence from the Rhodothermales bacterium genome:
TGGGCAGCACGCTCGGGTACATCGCCGTGGTGGTGGGTGTCGGGGCGATGTTCGGGGAGTTGCTCCAGGTGTCGGGGGGCGCCGAGCGCATCGCGCGGACGTTGCTGGACCGGTTCGGTGAGAAGAAGTCGCAGTGGGCGCTCGCGCTGACCGGGCTCATCGTATCGACGCCGGTGTTTTTCGACGTGGCGCTCATCCTGTTTATCCCACTCGTGTACAGCCTCGCGCGGCGGGCGAAGACGTCGCTGCTGTATTACGGGGTGCCGCTCATCGCCGGCATGGGCGTCGCGCACGCCTTCATCCCGCCCACGCCGGGGCCGGTGGCCGTCGCGGCGCTGCTGAACGCCGATCTGGGTTGGGTGATTCTGTTCGGTTTGATCGCCGGCGTGCCGGCCACGGCGGTCGGCGGGATCCTGTACGGCAAGTTCATCTCGGCCCGGATGGACATCGCGATCCCCGAATACATGGCCCGCGACATGCCATCGGGCGATATCGAATCGAAGGAGTTGCCCTCGTTCGCGACGGTGATGACGATCATCGGGCTCCCGATCGTGCTCATCCTGGCCAATACCGTGACGGGGGTCATGTTGCCGAAGGACAGCCTGGTGGCGCAGTGGGTTGGATTCATCGGTCACCCCTTCATCGCCCTCATCCTGGCGGCGTTGCTGGCGTTCTACACGCTCGGCACCCTCCGGGGGTATTCGCGCGACGACATCCAGCGGATTGCGACGCGGTCGATGGAGCCGGTGGGGCTCATCATCCTCGTCACGGGAGCCGGCGGCGTGTTCGGCAAGGTCCTGATCGCCACGGGTGTCGGGACCGCACTGGCGGATATGATGGCGGCATCCGGCCTCCCGATGGTGTTGCTGGCGTTCGTGATCGCACTCGTCGTCCGGCTGTCCCAGGGTTCCGCGACGGTGTCGATGGTGACGGCGGCCGGCCTCATCGCACCGGTGATCGAAACCGGGTCCTTCTCCGCGCCGCTCGTTGGCTGCATCACCATCGCCATCGCCGCCGGCGCCACGATGGTATCGCACGTCAACGACTCCGGCTTCTGGCTCGTCAGCCGCTACATGGGGATGACCGAAAAACAGACCATCCAGTCATGGACGGTGGTTTCGAGCATCGTCGGCCTGGTGGGACTGGTCGTGGTGCTGGTGGCGAGTGCGTTTTTGTAAGGGTTCGAGGTTCGACGTTCAACGTTCCATGATGCTCGTTTCTGGACGCCTTAAACGTTGAACCTGCCTGCTTGAAACTCTTCAGATCCACACATTCAGCTTGTGATGGTTGACCATGCACTGCAGCATGTCGGCGGCGGTGAGGAGGCCGATCATTTTCTGGCCGGAATCGACGATCGGGATGCAGTGGATGTCTTCCATGACCATGACGCGGGAGATTTCGCGCAGGGTCGTGTTGCCGGTGGCGGTGAGCACGTGGCCGGTCATGACTTCCGCGATGAGGACGTCTTCCGGCCGCCGGCCGCCGGCGAGGGTGCGCATCACGTCGTGCTGGGAGAGGATGCCTACGAGTTTGCCCGAGCGGTTCTTGACGGGAAGATGGTCGATGTGGTGGTCGGCGAACAGTTTTACCGCGACGTGGAGCGGCTGCTCCGGCTCGACGGTCTGCATTCGCGTCTGCATCACTTCCTTGGCAAACACCGCCTGTTCGAGCCGCTGATTCTGGCGTGTCAGGGCCTGGTTATAGGGATTCGCGCCACGGGCGCCGCGCCGATTGGTCCACGCGGCATTTTGCTCTCGATCAGATTTACCCCGATCGGATGGCGTTACCGGCCGGGTTTCTTCCGGCTTGTAGGTCGTCGGCAGGCTTTCGCCCACCCATTCGATAGGCATGACGACGCTCCGGTATGGTGAAAAGCCGGCCGGTTGAACAGAAGGCAAGAGGCCGGCGAGGCTGGTTGCTGAAAGGCACAGGTGCTTGAAAAGGCGTTAATGCCACGCCCGATCCGGCGACTGTGTTCCATCGCGGCCGCTAATTGCCTTCCCTGGCATCGATGAAAGCGGGCCTCGGCAGGGGGCGATCCCGCAAGCGGGGTCAGGGTGTTAGGCCGGGACCTTGTCCACCGCGCACAGGGCGACCGCGCGAGGCCTGCGCCTGACTATAGGATCGGCCGAAAGCGAAAATCGCTAAAATCACGCTCCCGCGGCCCCGAATGACGGGTCGTAGGGGATGGGACGATGCGATTCGATGAACTGCACGATCGCTTCGGGGTCGTCGTGGATGGAAAGCAACTCCCGGTACTGTTTCGTCGCCGCGAGGTGCTGGAGGAGGGGATAGACGGGGCTGGTCTGGGTCCAGAACGCCGTATCGTAGAACACCATGGGGCTGACCACCTTCCAGCTGCCGTAGTGGTTCTGGGCAGCGTCCATGAAGACCTCCTGGATGGTGCCGGCGCTGCCGGGGGCATAGATGACCCCGGATGTGGCGATGGCGAGCAGCACGTCTTCGCGGATGCTGTTCGCAAAATATTTGGCGATATGCGAAGCGAACTGGTTGGTGGGTTCATGGCCGTAGAACCAGGTCGGTATCGCGAGGCTCTCTCCGCCGTCGGCATAGAGGTCCCGCACGGCGAAGCCGAGATCGAGGTAGGCGTCCTCATGGTACGACGGCTCGCCGGCCAGCATGTCGATGGCTTCATCGAGGTCGCCCGGCTGATAGCGGGCCATGTAGGCGCCCAGGTTGCCGGCTTCCATGGCGCCGGGGCCCCCGCCCGTCGCGATGAAATACCCCCGGCCGGTGAGGCTGTACGCCATGCGGGCGACATCGCGATAGGCCGGCTCGCCGCGCTTCATGCGGTGGCCGCCCATGATGGCTACGATCTGGGGATGCGCATCGAGGAGTTCTTCCAGCGCGTCGTCGATGGCGTGGTCGTGCAGGCGCTGGGCGAGCGCTTCGAGGATCGGCGGCGGACTGTCGCTGAGGCGGTAGCGCGTAAAGTGCTGATAGATGGTCATGTCCAGCGCATCGCGCTGGAAGCTGCCGGGGTCGCCGCGCCGGTATCCCTGCATCAGCTCGTCGATGGTGTAGAGCGTCGAGCGGTAGGGGCGATAGGGCAGGCCGGGGAGGCGGGGAAAGATGAGCCCGCCGCTGCCGACGATGTGGCTCAGGACGCGGTCCTCGAACTGGCATCCAAGAAACGCCGCGCCGGCCGCCGAAACGCCGAGGAGGACCTCCGACTGGTCCTGCAGGTCCAGGCCCTGGCAGACGACGGCCTCGAGGTTTCCGTATTCCTGGATGTGGCCCAGGAGGGCAGCGACGGAGCCGAATTCAAAATGCATGGGTAGACAATCAGGTGACAGGCGTGCCCTGCATGCCGCGTGGCGACGCCGGCGGGGCAAGGATCCATGGACAAACCGGCACAGATCGGTGGGCATCTTCTGTAACCGCTTCCGCCTTGTATGGCATCGACGACGTTACGTTTCATCCCGGCACATTATCGATGCGCCACCGCCTGGATCACGGCGCGGCCGGCGGTTTCCATGCGTACGAAGTAGAGGCCGGCCGGCCGGTCGGACCAATCCATCCGGACCTCGTGCGGCCCAGCGGCCTGGCGCGCGTCGACGAGGACATCGAGCCGGCGGCCCAGCAGGTCGAACAGGGCGATGCGGACCGCGCCGTCGGCGGGCAGGGTGTAGGCGATCGTGCTGGAGCCGGAGGCCGGCGATGGGTAGACGCTCAGCGCATAGTCCGGCTGAGGGACTTCCGGTTCGATATCCACGGACATCACCGGGAGCTGGACTTCCCACAGCCCCCGCGAGGCGCCGTTCTCGATGACATAGAGCGTTGTTTCCAGCGGGTCGAATACCGCGTCGATCGGGTGGTCGAAGCCCGTCACCAGCTGGGTCGCGTGCATGACGTAGGCGTCGCCGATCTTCTCCAGGTCGATGTGCAGGAGGTCCTCGCCATCGTCTTCCATCGGCGCGAGGAGGTTGGTGGTCGGATCGTTCCAGCTCAATACGAAGGCGTCTTCTCTGAACTCCTCGGCGATGACCTGGCCAGCATCCACGATGATGCGGTCGGACCGGTTGAAGACCAGTCCCAACGGCGAACGGTGCGCGGTGAACGAGTGGATGGACTCGCCGGCCTCGCTGGCGTCGATGATTTCGCCGTTCAGGGGATCCATGTACCGGTCGGCGTCGGGGCCCCTGTTGGGGATGGGGTCGGTGAAGGTGACGCCGGCTGGCGGGGTGGGGAAGGACGGATCGTCGTAGAAGAAGCCGCGGAGATACGCGGTGGAGGTCGGGTTGATCAGCGGATCCTGATCGGGGTCGAAGCCGGGGAATTGCTGCGGCGTCTCGTTGTCGCCCATCCGCCACGGGAATCCATAGTGATGGCCTTCCCGGATCCAGTTGAGTTCTTCGGGGTCGTTGCGGTCGCCCGAGTTCTCCGTCCCGAACAGATCGCCGGTCGGCCCGAACGCCATCGAAAACGTGTTTCGGATCCCCCGCGCAAAGACGTAGGGTGCGAGCGCCGTGCTGTCGTTGGGCAGCAGCAGGTCGGTGCTGTCGGCCGGCAGGCGGAAGATGACGGTGGTCAGGGGGATATCGCGGAGGCCGGGGAAGTTGCCGGCGTTTTCGTGCACTTCGCCGTGGTCCGACCGCGCGCCGCTGTTCACAAATACATACGCGCCGTCCGGGCTCACCACGACGCCGTTGAACAGATGGTTAAATCCGTCGCCGGTGAGCGGATAGGGCTCGGTTCGCGCGAGGGTGCTCCACGTGCGCGCATGATTCTGTGGATTCGAGGGATCCACACGGACGCCGCGTTTGATCCAAGCGGTGGTGACGAGGTCGTCGGCTTCGTTGCCGACGAGGTAGATCGTGTCGTCCGGCCCGATGGCCATGCCCTGCGGGGCGTTCAGTCCATGCGAGTCGGTAGTGTAGAGCAGGTCCGATTCCCATCCTTGCTCGTTTTCGATCAGCCGGTAGATGTTGCCGTTGACCCGCATGTAGTAGAGCTCTTCCGAGCGGAGTGAGCGTTCGAGCTGCACGGCGTCGGGGAAGACGGTGCCGAGACGCGTGACGAGGATGTCGCTGCGCGTGGGGGTCTGGGCGACCGCGGGGAGGCCGGTGGTTCCAGCCAGCGCGACAAGGAAGAGGGCGATCCGATGCATCATGTTCTGCAGGTTTGGCGATGGCGCGGCCACGAAGTTTCATGGCCCTACGGCAATGGGGGGCGTCGGGCGTCGGGGCGGGTGTAATCACAAACGCCTTCCGGGAATATCGCCTCCATGCGGGTGCGTTGCTGTGGGGACATCTCCCATGCGCCATACAGACCTTGCCGCACGGCGTCGTCGATGGGCTGGAGCTGGCACTTGAACACATCCCCGGTGATCGGGCCGCCGGCCACGATGCGCGAGGTGCGGTACACCGGAAACCGCTCGGCGCAGGGGCCCTTCGGCCGGTCGTCCAGGATGCCGTTCCAGGCGTCGGGGCCGCTGTAGATCAGGGAGCCGTCCACGTCGTAGCAGCTGTCGACGGCGCGATCCGGCTTGTTGCCGGCGACGCCGCGTTCCGGGTGGTCGCGCAGGTTCGCCATCCATTCGTCGATGACCTGGAAGGCGAGCGGCGTCTGGTCGTAGCGCTCGCGGTCCGTCCCCGTGTCCGTGAACCAGACGACCTGATTCGCGGCGTCGCCGTCGTGGTTCAGCATGCGCTGGCGGATGGCGAAGGACTGGTGGCTGTTGTGCATGTCGAGCACCTCTTCCAGGTAATGACGCCAGTCGATCAGGGGGATGTCGATCTGGCCGGTAAAGACCATCCCGCTGGTATAGGCCGCCTCGATGGCGCCGGCATCGGCCGTGGTGCGCGGCGCCGGCGGGTCGCCGGCGTCGTTCGGGCTGAGCGTCATGTTGCGGGCGCTGTGGATGTCGAGGCCGCCTTCGGGCAAATAAGGCTGGCCTTCCTGCACCGATTCCTTCGCCGGCTTCCATCCTCCTATGCGCGCGTTCAGGTCGATGAATTCATCCGGCGAAATATGGCCGTCGAGCAGGGCCTGGAGACCGTACTGGACGCCGACATTGTCCCACGTCCGCCGCGCGTAGCCGTCGGCGTTGGTGCCGTAGATCTGCACGAGGTCGCCGAAGTGCGTCCACTCGGTGGATGCCTGGTCCTCGGCGGAGATGCCGGGCGCGGTGCCGTAATGCGGGTTGAAGGTCAGCGGCGTGAGCCCGCGCCATCCACGAATGCATTCGGTAAGGCCGGGGCGGTCGCCGTTGTAGCGGTTGGGTAGGAGGTCGGACGCGTTCATGCCTTCCAACCAGGGGCGGTTCGACCAGGTTGCCCACTTGGATGCCGGATCCTTCGCGACCTCCGCGTCCATGTAGCGTTCGAGCAGTTCGCAGTCGCCGACGTGGATCGTCTGCGTAATCATATCGGGATACGCGTACTGCGGCACGCCGGCGTCGATGAGCCCGGGATGATTTTGCCCGTAGACGTATTGCTGGATGCCGCCGCCCGACCCGCCGACGCCGACGGTGTAGAGTGGCGTGCCGTATGCCGCGACGAACCGGTTCTTGACCATGAGCGCGGTTTCGCCGCCCACCTGAAGGTCGTAATGAGTCGAGGTGCGGGTGCCGGTGGAGTAGAGGATCGCGTAGCCCGTTTCGAGCCCGTAGGGATAGAGCATGTCGCCCGGGCTCGGATTGCCCTGGTAGTGTCCGATGCCCACCCCGCCCTGGAAGGCGTAGATGACGCGGCGATTCCAGGCGCTGAGGTCGGGCGCGCCGGCCTCCTGGCTCGCCGGCGACAGCATCGCGATGCTATAGATGAACCGGTTGATGGTGCCGCGTTCCCAGCGAACGATGAAGTCGACCGTCTCACCGTCGAGCGTGGTGGTTTGCGCGAGGTCGGCCGGCCGCGGGCCGGCGGGGTCGTACGGTTTCCAGTCGTCGTCGAGGGTGGAGCGGTAGACAAAGTCGACGGCCGTAGGGATGGTGCAGTCGGCGTCGACCGGCGCGCCGAGTCGGGCGCGGGCGCGGTGCTCTTCGGAGGCGCACACGAAGGGCGTCTGGGCCGGCCCCGAGAACATGGGGCCCTCTATGGGATAGTTGGTGAGGGTGATCGACGCCTTCGCCGAGCCGGCCCTGGCCTCGACGGTATTCGCCCCGTCCCGCAGTGCCGTGAGGACGCCTTCCAGCACGCCGTCCCCGTTCGGAGCAAACCCTTCCACCGGCTCGCCGTTCAGCGTGAGGACCGCTTCGGTCGCCGCGCTGCCGGCGATCTGCAGGCGCGCCATGCCGCCGCTGACCCACTCCGCCGGCCCGGAGACGACGTCGATGCGGAGGGCGTCCGGCGGCGCGCCGCAGCCGGCGAGGAGGGCGAGAAGGAGCACCATGGCCGTAGGTCGGGTTAGCGCAGCGTAACCCGACATCTGTAAATAAACGTATCGCATCGGTTCGTGTTGATGATGGTCGGTTAACGGTCTGGCGATGTTGGTGACGGATGTTTTTTGCATCGAATCGTCGGGTTACGGCCGGATGGGCCTTGAGGGCGTATGGGACCGTGCCGGCCGGCCCAACCCGACCTACGGTTTTGCTGGTGACGGATGTCGGTTGCATCGAATCGTCGGGTTACGGCCGGATGGGCCCGGAGGGCGTTTGGGAACGTAGCGGCCGGCCAAACCCGACCTACGGTTTTGCGATGTGCACCCTACACGTTGCATTATCCCCCGCTTCCCAATCCCTCCCAGAGCCCCTGCAAATACATGGCGCCGAGGCCGTAGGTCGGGTTAGCGTAGCGTAACCCGACATCTGTACACAATCGTATCGCATCGGTTCGTGTTGATGACGGTCGGTTAACGGTCTGGCGATGCTGGTGACGGATGTTTTTTGCATCGAATCGTCGGGTTACGGCCTGGCGATGCACGCGGATGTCACGGCATCGGGTTGTCGGGTTACGGCCGGATGGGCCTTGAGGGCGTTTGGGAACGTGGCGGCCGGCCCAACCCGACCTACGGTTTTGCGATGTGCACCATACATTTTGCATTATCCTCCGCTTCCCAATCCCTCCCAGAGCCCCTGCAAATACATGGCGCCGAGGGCGCGGTCGTAGAGGCCGTAGCCGGCGCGGCCGGTCTCGCCCCAGATCATCCGGCCGTGGTCCGGACGCATCGGGCCGCTGAAGCCGATGTCGCGGTAGGCTTTCATGACCTCCCGCATCGGGACGCTGCCGAAACGCGAGGGGTGCTCGCTTTCGTGGAACTGTTTCTCGCCGGTGACCCGGACGTTGCGGGAGTGGGCGAAGTGGATCCGGCCGGCGCCGCCGATCTCGCGGATCGTGGCGGGCAGGTCGTTCGCCGGGTTGGCGCCCAGCGATCCGGTGCATAGCGTGACGCCGTTGGCGGGGCTGTCGACCAGCCGGATGAAACGGCGGAGCGCCGCCTGCGACCCGATGATGCGGGGCAGGCCAAGCGTCGACCAGGGCGGGTCGTCGGGGTGGATCGCCATCCGCACGCCGGCGGACTCGGCGACCGGGATGACGCGCTCCAGGAAATAACCGAGGTGATCCCAGAGCTGCTCCTCGTCCATCGTCTTGTAGGAGTCGAAGAGGGCGTTGAGCTGCCGGGCGTCGTAGGCGGTGGCCCATCCGGGGAGCGAGCCCGTGCCCTGCGACAGGTCGATCCGCCCGAGCGCCTCGTGGTCGTAGCTGAGGGCCGTCGAGCCGTCGGGCATCGGCATCGCGAGGTCGGTGCGCGTCCAGTCGAACACCGTCATGAAGTTGTAGCACAGCACGGGGATGCCGGTGGCGCCGGCGTGCTCGACGCTGCGGCAGTAGTTCTCGATCAGCGCGTCGCGCGAAGGCTTTCCGAGCTTGATGTCCTCGTGGACGGGGATGCTCTCGATGACGTCGAACGCGAGGCCGGCGGCCTCGATGGCGGCCTTAAGCTCCTGGATTTGTTCGAGCGGCCATACTTCGCCGGGCGGGATATCGTACAGCGCGCTGACGATCCCGACCATCCCGGGAATCTGCCGGATAGAGTCCAGCGTCACCCGGTCGTCGGGGCCGTACCAGCGGAAGGTCATGCGCATAGGGGCAGGTAGAAAGTTGGCGGGTTGCGGGTTGGCAGGCTTGTCCTGAGGGCCGCAGGCCTGAAGGATCTACGGCAGGTTGCAAGTTCGAGTGTGCGGCACCAACCTGCAACCGTACTAACGGTCAGGCTGCAACTATACAACCGGCTGTCCGCCTCGGGCATTTTCCCGTCGGGATGCTTGATGTTCGCCGGAAGCGCTATCTTGCAGGACGAACCTCCCACTGAAACGCTGTACCCATGGCCTCTTCGCTCCGCCCCCGTTTTTCCCTCTACGTCCTCGTTCTTTCGCTCGCCTTCGGCCTCACGGCTTCGGCGCAGACGAAGTCGCAACAGAAATCTCCGCCCCTCGCCGAAGCGAGTCCGGAGTCCGTCGGCATGTCCGCCGAGCGGCTGGCGCGGATCGATGCGATGTGCCGGGAGGCGGTGGCCGACGGCGACGTCCCGGGTGTCGTCGCGCTCGTTGCCCGGCATGGCAAGATCGTGTTCTGGAAGGCCTACGGCTCGGCCGACAACCAGGCCGGCCGCGCGCTCAAGCGGGACGATATCTTCCGCATCGCCTCGCAGAGCAAGGCGATCACGTCCACGGCCGTCATGATGCTATGGGAGGAAGGCCGGTTTCAGCTGGACGACCCGATTTCGAAGTACATCCCGGCGTTCAAAAACCCGCAGGTGCTGCAGAGCTTCCAGTACCGCGACACCACCTACACCACGGTGCCGGCCAGCCGCGAGATCCGCATCCGCGATCTCCTCACCCACACCTCCGGCCTCGGCTACGGCGTGATCGACGGCGACGAGCGGTTCCAGATGATGTATGAGAAGGCCGGCGTCACCGACCTGTTCACCACCGAAAATATCTCCATCGAGGAAAGCGTCAAGAAACTGGCCACGCTCCCGCTGCACCACAATCCCGGGGAGAAGTTCACCTACAGCGAAGGCCTCGACGTGCTCGGGTATTTCATCGAGGTCGTCTCCGGCAAGCCGTTCGACGTGTTTCTGCGCGAGCGGCTGTTCGATCCCCTCGGGATGAACGACACCTGGTTCTACCTGCCCGAAAACAAGGGCGATCGGCTGGTCGCCGTACAGCGGAAATCGAGCGAAGGCGACTGGGAACGGTATCCCGTCACGTTCTACGACCCGGATTATCCCCGGAAAGGCGCCCGGCGATTCTTCTCCGGCGGCGCCGGCCTGTCGAGCACGGCGAAAGACTACGCGACCTTCCTGCAGATGTACCTCAACGGCGGCGAGCTGAACGGAACGCGCATCCTGAGCCGAACGACCATCGAGACCATGATGAGCAACCAGACGGGCGACCTCTACGGGACCAGTACGCGCAACTACTACGGCCTGGCGTTCGGCGTCGTCGACGAGCACGGCGAAGCGCGGGGCGGGCAGGGGAGCGCCGGCACGTTTACCTGGGGCGGGTATTTCAACACCCAGTATTTCGCCGACCCGCAAGAGGAACTCGTCGGCATCCTGATGAAACAGACCCAGGGCCCGACGACCGACGAAACCGGCTGGAAGTTTCAGCTCCTGGTCGGGCAGGCGGTGGATGATTGATGGAGGTTAAATCATCATAAATCCAGGGTGCTGGAGCCAGGATCGGAGGAAGAGGGGATCGGAGACGTGGTACTGGAAGTAGCCGTTGACGGTGCAGAGCCGGCCGCGCATGCGCTGCAGGTTCTGGATCTTTTCGCGCTGGGACTCCGTCAGGCGGCCGGGCGTCAGGAAGCCGCAGTAATCGACCAGGCCGCGCAGTTTTTCGGCGAGGATGAGCGTGAGTCCGCCGATGAGGTGGTGGTCGCTCGCCTCGGTTTCATAGCTGCCGACAGTGAAGGCGTAGGTTGGCTTCCAGCCGAAGCAGGCCCCGATCACCTCCGCCTCGTGGTCGTCGATGAGCGTTTCGTTGGTGTAGAAGCTCATGTAGAGCCGGCGTGCCGGTCCGCGGTACCGGATGCGGATCGGGTACCCGTTGGCGAGGGAGAAGTCCCATCCCTCTTCGTCGAACAGGCCGGGCTCGAAGTCCGTGCTAATTTTACGGAGCCCCTGCTCGAGGATTTCGATATGTTTTTCAGTGAGCGGTCTGGGGAGCAGGATGCGCGCGCGAAGTCCCATGGGTCTGTGTCGTGAGCGACATGCCGGCGCGGCCGGCGGGAGACGGTCTATGGCCTGAATTCGTCGCAGACGCGCATGCCGGCGAATTTATCGGCTAACCTCGCACCATGGCCAGCAGCGCCCCGACGTCCGTCGTGCGGGCGCTGGCTTCGACCGCCGGCTGGTTGGCCGCAAACAGCGCCTTGCCGCGCTCGACATGCTCGGCAAAGAGGCGTTTCAGCGTCTCCGGCTCCAGCTTGCGGCCGGCGGCGTAGTAGGACTTGGCCGCCTGCCCCACCGCATAGGTCGAGGCAAACGTCACTGCCGCGCCGGTCGCCGCGCTGCCCACGCGGCCCGCCATCTTCCCCAGCGTGCCTTTCAGGACGCCGCCCACGATCTTCCGCGCGAAGTTCTCGACGACCTGCGACGTCATGCCAACCCCAACCGTCGCCAGCAGCTCGCGGATGTGTCCCTGGTCGAGCGTATAGCCGTAGTGCTGCCCGATGCTGTACACGAGCTTCATCTGCAGCGGGATGATGGCCATGGAGGCGAGGGACTGGGGGAGCAGTTCGAGGCCCCCGTTGATGACGGCGTATTTGAGGATGAGCGGATCGAGGATCGGGTCCTCCTGGAGCGCGCCGGCCGCCTCGGTACCCGGCGATTCGGGGATCGGGTCGGGGCCGTCGAGCGGGAGGGTCGCGAGGGCGTCGCCCTGCGCGAGGATAGCGCGCGAGGACGCGGTGTCGAGCCCCAGGGCCGCGCGGAGGCGTTCGAGGAAGGCTTTTTCGCCGGCGGTGGTGGCGCCGTCCGCGTCACAGACGCCGACGGCCATCTCGTAGGCGAGGGTTCGCAGCGCCGGCGTGTCGAGCGTCGCGGCCGCCGCGTCGAGATCCACCTGGCCGAGGACGACGCGGGTGTAGAGGGACGGCGAGAAGCCGGCGCCGAGGCTATCGAAGATCTCCTTGATTCGAGTCCGCTCGGCGTCGTGTTGCTGCCCGTCGGCGAAAGCGGCCATGAGGCAGGCGGTGGCGATGGCGTCGCGCTGGTCCTGGGTGATATCCATAGTCGTATCGCTGGCTGGTTGATGTGCCGCTGGTACGCGCTTCGGGCAAAGATGTTGGGGCGTTGTGCGCCTACCCCTTGCTAGTAAGCGCTTTTCTGGTGATATTTTTGGGCCCACCCACCGCAACCCCATACCGCAGGCCCGATCATGCGTACTACCCGACGCCGCTTCCTTCAGCACACCGCCGGCCTCGCCGCCGCCTCACTTTTTACGCCCCAGCTGCTCCGCGCCCAGATCGCTTCGGCCATCCCCGGAGGTCGGATTGCCTTTCAGACCTGGGTCGTGCGCGACCAGATCGGCAGCAACTTCATGGGGATGCTGAAATCCATGGCGGCCCAGGGGTATAACGGGCTGGAGCTGTGCTCGCCGCCGAGTTATGACAAGGCCGGCTTTGGCGCGCTGCTGAAATACTCGGGAAAAGAGCTGCGAGCGATACTGGAAGGGGAGGGGTTCCACTGCGAGAGCAGCCACTACAACTTCCGTGAGCTCCGCGACAGCCTGCCGGAACGGATCGCGTTCGCGAAAGACATGGGCTACACGCAGATGGTCGTCTCCAGCTTCGGTCTGCCGAAAGAAGCAACGATGGACGACTGGAAGAAGGCAGCCGACACCATGAACCTGATCGGCGAGAAGACGAAGCAGGCCGGCCTGCAGCTCGGCTTCCACAACCACCACGGCGAGTTCGAGAAGATCGACGGCACGCTGATCTACGATGTGCTGCTCGAACGCCTCGACCCCGACCTCGTCAAGCTCCAGTTCCAGGTGGCCGTCGTCAACATCGGGTACAAGGCGGCCGACTATTTCCGGAAGCATCCGGGCCGCTTTGTCTCGGCGCACCTGTCGGACTGGTCGCCGGCGAAGGAGTCGCAGGTCGCGATCGGATCCGGGATGGTCGACTGGAAGGATTTCTTCGAGGCCGCAAAAGTGGGCGGACTCAAAAACGTCTATGTCGAGATGGCACCCGAGGTGCTGGCGGACTCGGCGGCGTATCTGAAAAAGATGGCGTGATTCACCGCGCCACCGCCATCGGCGCCGGCCACTGGATGGCGACTCCGTCACCCATCAGCCGGCGCTGGAAGTCGGCCAGCCGGCCGGCGTCCGCGCGGACCTGCCGCGGCGCGGCGCCGGTATCCAGGCAGAACGCCGCCAGCATCCCCGCGGACTCGCCGATGTTCCATTCGACGGGGTGCAGCCGATAGCAGCCGTTCGTGATGTGGGTGACGCCCAGATTTTTGCACGCCGGCAGCAGGTTTTCCATCCGCACCGGCAGCAGGGCGCCGAGCGGGATCTCGAACGGCAGCGAGCTGATGTCGATGTAGTTGTCTCCTCCGGTGGAGGGATGCAGGTCGATCCGGTAACTGCCCACGCCCACCGAATCCGGGAACGAGGCGGCCGTCACCTCGCCGGCCGGCAAACCGGTCTCGGCCATCCGGGCTTCCAGGCCCACATGCTGCTCTTTCACGGTGAACTCGGCCACGATCCGTCGCGACTCACGGATGTAGGGGCGTTTGGCGAGCCCGTGCTCGGTGCCGCACACGTCGCCCCGGAGCCGGAGTCCGGGCCATCCCATCCCCCCGTCCTCGCGCGGCGCTTCGGTTTGCAGCCAGTAGACGAGGG
Encoded proteins:
- a CDS encoding DUF6368 family protein, which encodes MGLRARILLPRPLTEKHIEILEQGLRKISTDFEPGLFDEEGWDFSLANGYPIRIRYRGPARRLYMSFYTNETLIDDHEAEVIGACFGWKPTYAFTVGSYETEASDHHLIGGLTLILAEKLRGLVDYCGFLTPGRLTESQREKIQNLQRMRGRLCTVNGYFQYHVSDPLFLRSWLQHPGFMMI
- a CDS encoding sugar phosphate isomerase/epimerase; protein product: MRTTRRRFLQHTAGLAAASLFTPQLLRAQIASAIPGGRIAFQTWVVRDQIGSNFMGMLKSMAAQGYNGLELCSPPSYDKAGFGALLKYSGKELRAILEGEGFHCESSHYNFRELRDSLPERIAFAKDMGYTQMVVSSFGLPKEATMDDWKKAADTMNLIGEKTKQAGLQLGFHNHHGEFEKIDGTLIYDVLLERLDPDLVKLQFQVAVVNIGYKAADYFRKHPGRFVSAHLSDWSPAKESQVAIGSGMVDWKDFFEAAKVGGLKNVYVEMAPEVLADSAAYLKKMA
- a CDS encoding DUF533 domain-containing protein, which gives rise to MDITQDQRDAIATACLMAAFADGQQHDAERTRIKEIFDSLGAGFSPSLYTRVVLGQVDLDAAAATLDTPALRTLAYEMAVGVCDADGATTAGEKAFLERLRAALGLDTASSRAILAQGDALATLPLDGPDPIPESPGTEAAGALQEDPILDPLILKYAVINGGLELLPQSLASMAIIPLQMKLVYSIGQHYGYTLDQGHIRELLATVGVGMTSQVVENFARKIVGGVLKGTLGKMAGRVGSAATGAAVTFASTYAVGQAAKSYYAAGRKLEPETLKRLFAEHVERGKALFAANQPAVEASARTTDVGALLAMVRG
- a CDS encoding serine hydrolase domain-containing protein, whose amino-acid sequence is MASSLRPRFSLYVLVLSLAFGLTASAQTKSQQKSPPLAEASPESVGMSAERLARIDAMCREAVADGDVPGVVALVARHGKIVFWKAYGSADNQAGRALKRDDIFRIASQSKAITSTAVMMLWEEGRFQLDDPISKYIPAFKNPQVLQSFQYRDTTYTTVPASREIRIRDLLTHTSGLGYGVIDGDERFQMMYEKAGVTDLFTTENISIEESVKKLATLPLHHNPGEKFTYSEGLDVLGYFIEVVSGKPFDVFLRERLFDPLGMNDTWFYLPENKGDRLVAVQRKSSEGDWERYPVTFYDPDYPRKGARRFFSGGAGLSSTAKDYATFLQMYLNGGELNGTRILSRTTIETMMSNQTGDLYGTSTRNYYGLAFGVVDEHGEARGGQGSAGTFTWGGYFNTQYFADPQEELVGILMKQTQGPTTDETGWKFQLLVGQAVDD
- the uxuA gene encoding mannonate dehydratase; this translates as MRMTFRWYGPDDRVTLDSIRQIPGMVGIVSALYDIPPGEVWPLEQIQELKAAIEAAGLAFDVIESIPVHEDIKLGKPSRDALIENYCRSVEHAGATGIPVLCYNFMTVFDWTRTDLAMPMPDGSTALSYDHEALGRIDLSQGTGSLPGWATAYDARQLNALFDSYKTMDEEQLWDHLGYFLERVIPVAESAGVRMAIHPDDPPWSTLGLPRIIGSQAALRRFIRLVDSPANGVTLCTGSLGANPANDLPATIREIGGAGRIHFAHSRNVRVTGEKQFHESEHPSRFGSVPMREVMKAYRDIGFSGPMRPDHGRMIWGETGRAGYGLYDRALGAMYLQGLWEGLGSGG